CGTTTTCTTTAATCTCTTTTTCTTGAACCTCTTTAGTGTCGTTTTCTTTCGTTTGAAGCGCTTTTCCAACCGCTTCTTTAGTATCGTTTTCTTGCATTTCAGCCGTCGTTTCGGTGGTTGGTTGGGGTAAGATTTTTTCCCTTAAAGAAGAGATTTTAAAATCTTTAACCTCTTGAGTTTCTAGAGTGCTTTTATTTTCCAAATGATGTTTTAAAGCGATTTTGATATTTTCGCCCTTTCCAAAAACCCCATCAACGATACTTTTCACGATTTTAAATCGTTCTCTTAAAAGCTCTTTATCTTTATTGGTGGCTAAAGACTCCCAAGTCAAGGTTTTAGTTTGGCTGTCAAAATCAATGAAACGGATATTTTTTTCAAACACCGCCCCTAACTCATAATTGCGCTCATAAACCAATGTTTGAACTTGCTTGAAAAGGTTGTGAAAAATGCGATCTTTAGCTGAAAGCATGGGAGTTTGCGGGGTTTCTGCACTCTCTATTCTTTCTGCACTCTCTCTTTTTTCTGTTCCCTCTATTCTTTCTGTGCTTTTGGGTTCTTGTTTAGGGGCGTTAGCGTTTTGATTTATTGGTTTAAAAACGCTTTCTTTGCTTTGTTCTAATTCCAAAATCGCATCGTCTAGGGCTTTGAGTTTCAAAGCTTCTTTGAATTTCATTTTCAATAACAACAGCACAAAACTGGCATTTGCCCCTTCTTTCAAAAGACTGAGACTATTCATAATGATTTTAAAAAAGCGCTCTATCAAAAGGATAGAATACGAATCAGGGCTTAATAATTTCGCTTTCAAAAAAAGCATCATTTCTTCTAAAACGCCCTCTGTTTCATAATTTTCTAAAATGGCATAACGCTCTTGCAATCGCACTTCATCTTGGTTAATTAGGCTTTGGAAAAAATCTTCTAAAACGCTTCGGTCAATCGCCCCTAACATTTCAGCCACCTTGCTTTCTGTGATAGCGTTATCGCAATAATTGATGGCTTGTTCTAAAAGAGTGATCGTATCCCTCAAACTCCCTTGCCCGCTGTGAGCCAGTTTTTCTAACGCGCTGTTTTCATAGCTCACTTGTTCTTTTTCTAAAATGGTTTTTAAATGAGAAATAACGGAATTTTCAGGGATTTTTTTAAA
This DNA window, taken from Helicobacter pylori, encodes the following:
- a CDS encoding DNA polymerase III subunit gamma/tau, which encodes MQVLALKYRPKHFSELVGQESVAKTLSLALDNQRLANAYLFSGLRGSGKTSSSRIFARALMCEEGPKAVPCDTCIQCQSALNNHHIDIIEMDGASNRGIDDVRNLIEQTRYKPSFGRYKIFIIDEVHMFTTEAFNALLKTLEEPPSHVKFLLATTDALKLPATILSRTQHFRFKKIPENSVISHLKTILEKEQVSYENSALEKLAHSGQGSLRDTITLLEQAINYCDNAITESKVAEMLGAIDRSVLEDFFQSLINQDEVRLQERYAILENYETEGVLEEMMLFLKAKLLSPDSYSILLIERFFKIIMNSLSLLKEGANASFVLLLLKMKFKEALKLKALDDAILELEQSKESVFKPINQNANAPKQEPKSTERIEGTEKRESAERIESAETPQTPMLSAKDRIFHNLFKQVQTLVYERNYELGAVFEKNIRFIDFDSQTKTLTWESLATNKDKELLRERFKIVKSIVDGVFGKGENIKIALKHHLENKSTLETQEVKDFKISSLREKILPQPTTETTAEMQENDTKEAVGKALQTKENDTKEVQEKEIKENETKETKEAKPKEAPTALQEFMANHSELIEEIKSEFEIKSVELL